In one Desulfomicrobium macestii genomic region, the following are encoded:
- a CDS encoding DMT family transporter, with protein MKPYLYAFGAVLCWASLPAATGSGLDGLDVTELLFFSFVPAALYLVAQEMIISRRRAIPWPDLKLTALGVAGIFGYHALYYLALDHAPLVEGAILTTTWSFWIVVMSSILANKRLSLPVLGVALVGLVGAGLVVSGGKGLHFETRYLPGYLMALGCGLVWSSFSVALSRLRLTRDYMPAFTVLAALFSTLVYAASAPQALPPAGALFSALYLGLVPLGLSFTLWNRAVTTGNMTLIGYLSYLTPPLAVLLAALIRGATVTPHAVIGMAVILAAAFAGRRLS; from the coding sequence ATGAAACCCTATCTCTACGCATTCGGCGCGGTGCTGTGCTGGGCGAGTCTGCCGGCGGCCACGGGCAGCGGTCTGGACGGGCTCGATGTCACGGAGCTGCTTTTTTTCAGCTTTGTCCCGGCGGCGCTTTATCTCGTGGCGCAGGAGATGATCATCTCCCGGCGGCGGGCCATCCCCTGGCCGGACCTGAAGCTCACGGCGCTGGGCGTGGCCGGCATCTTCGGCTACCACGCGCTGTACTACCTGGCCCTCGACCACGCGCCCCTGGTGGAGGGAGCCATTCTGACCACGACCTGGTCTTTCTGGATAGTCGTCATGTCCTCCATTCTGGCCAACAAGCGCCTGTCCCTTCCTGTTCTGGGCGTGGCGCTGGTCGGACTCGTGGGTGCGGGCCTGGTCGTGTCCGGAGGCAAAGGCCTGCATTTTGAAACGCGCTATCTGCCCGGCTACCTCATGGCCCTCGGTTGCGGACTGGTCTGGAGCAGCTTCTCGGTTGCGCTGTCCCGTCTTCGACTCACCCGTGACTACATGCCTGCCTTCACGGTCCTGGCCGCCCTCTTTTCCACCCTGGTCTACGCCGCAAGCGCTCCGCAGGCCCTGCCTCCGGCGGGGGCCCTGTTCTCGGCCCTTTATCTGGGCCTGGTGCCGCTGGGGCTATCCTTCACGCTCTGGAACCGTGCCGTGACCACAGGCAACATGACCCTCATCGGCTATCTTTCATACCTGACCCCGCCTCTGGCCGTGCTGCTGGCCGCCCTGATCCGGGGCGCCACCGTGACCCCGCACGCCGTGATCGGCATGGCGGTCATTCTTGCGGCGGCCTTTGCCGGGAGGAGACTAAGCTGA
- a CDS encoding tRNA-binding protein, whose translation MASELKPSVNFEESLGLLDIRVGRVVSAEPCDATPKPTYRMVVDFGKYGRRVSYGRFTAHPPEEVAGRLVLAVLNFPPRRMGEVVSEVLVLGVQYPGRDSGEATFVSPAVNAKIGSKLF comes from the coding sequence GTGGCTTCGGAACTCAAACCGTCAGTGAATTTTGAAGAATCCCTGGGACTTTTGGACATTCGCGTCGGGCGTGTCGTTTCGGCTGAACCCTGCGACGCGACGCCAAAGCCCACCTACAGGATGGTCGTCGATTTCGGAAAATACGGCCGACGCGTCAGTTACGGTCGCTTCACCGCGCATCCGCCGGAAGAGGTGGCAGGCCGGCTGGTGCTCGCGGTGCTCAACTTCCCGCCGCGCCGGATGGGGGAGGTTGTCTCCGAAGTGCTGGTCCTTGGCGTGCAGTACCCGGGAAGGGACAGCGGCGAAGCGACCTTTGTCTCCCCGGCGGTCAACGCCAAGATCGGCAGCAAGCTTTTCTAG